In the Helicoverpa zea isolate HzStark_Cry1AcR chromosome 27, ilHelZeax1.1, whole genome shotgun sequence genome, one interval contains:
- the LOC124643537 gene encoding uncharacterized protein LOC124643537: MQNPCIEADWDIQEEHEETIFNSENEIDNPIADICQGDLYVIGTLWIQALRAVLVGGDLPLVPVVKAADKPGESTPQKPPPMKYEDLPIYESPHYEYKDYMASKKACPKANVKILQTYLYPKVKSYRKSWVDSLEELKKDVGEMKADACACYCKKKKEIKTYLRAPENYAIRQAFVVAGAATGYYLGSGRGIPRRIFYTSLGALASGAVCFPKETDELFRNMSYNFAKMAIAFYNKTCGKNYSLREKMPCPDEVPPPPPARPPHQVNTCPKGGAPGAQAPP; this comes from the coding sequence atgcaaaatcCATGCATAGAAGCCGATTGGGACATTCAAGAAGAACATGAAGAAACGATATTTAACTCAGAAAATGAAATAGATAATCCTATAGCGGACATATGTCAAGGAGATTTGTATGTCATCGGCACACTATGGATTCAGGCACTTAGAGCTGTCCTAGTAGGTGGAGACTTACCCTTGGTACCAGTAGTCAAAGCTGCTGATAAACCAGGGGAGTCAACACCACAGAAACCACCGCCAATGAAGTATGAAGACCTACCAATATACGAGAGCCCACACTATGAATATAAAGACTACATGGCAAGCAAAAAAGCATGTCCCAAAGCAAATGTAAAGATCCTACAAACGTACTTGTACCCAAAAGTGAAAAGCTACAGGAAAAGTTGGGTAGACTCTTTAGAGGAGTTGAAGAAAGATGTAGGGGAGATGAAGGCTGATGCATGTGCATGTTActgtaaaaaaaagaaagaaataaagacATATTTGAGGGCACCGGAGAATTATGCGATAAGACAGGCTTTCGTTGTCGCTGGGGCTGCTACAGGATACTACCTAGGTTCAGGCAGGGGGATACCACGAAGGATTTTCTACACAAGCTTAGGAGCCCTAGCATCTGGTGCCGTATGCTTCCCTAAAGAAACTGATGAGTTGTTCAGAAATATGTCGTACAATTTCGCGAAGATGGCTATAGCGTTTTATAACAAGACATGTGGGAAGAATTATAGTTTGAGGGAGAAGATGCCTTGTCCTGACGAAGTGCCTCCTCCACCACCGGCCAGACCTCCTCACCAGGTGAACACGTGTCCAAAGGGCGGGGCCCCAGGGGCACAAGCTCCTCCGTAA
- the LOC124643491 gene encoding uncharacterized protein LOC124643491, whose translation MFVMTRKATAKDMEVKLKLALEKLKTSEELCQQLLRERDDSEEEIQKIISKNSELKSQLAELHIQYMDVLDQRDRLQDFVGSFSECSDAHERALSRIKVLETSLNDAHKSIICFKQTQQQQESDDTHRLFNKRRWQL comes from the exons ATGTTCGTTATGACAAGGAAGGCCACTGCCAAGGACATGGAGGTGAAACTGAAGTTAGCCCTGGAAAAGCTCAAAACATCCGAAGAGCTCTGTCAACAACTGTTAAGGGAACGTGATGACAGCGAGGAAGaaattcagaaaataattagtaaaaacTCTGAATTGAAATCTCAACTTGCAGAATTACACATCCAATATATGGATGTGTTGGATCAGCGGGATAGGTTACAGGATTTTGTGGGTTCTTTTAGTGAATGTAGTGATGCTCATGAGAGGGCTTTGAGTCGCATCAAGGTACTGGAGACAAGCTTAAATGATGCTCACAAGTCAATAATATGCTTCAAGCAAACCCAACAACAACAGGAAAGTGATGACACTCACCGCCTTTTCA ataaacgcagatggcagctctga
- the LOC124643490 gene encoding uncharacterized protein LOC124643490, with translation MVQVMCITEHWHRNSEIIFLNNSNYSVQSSFVRKEAIHGGSLIIVTNNLKCKERSDIVKLSVERNVELSCVELEQFVIICVYRPPSGDFNTFESVMENSLSKLNSTSKSLLVCGDFNVNILESSSLTTRLLNLFKSFNLVNLFLEPTRITATSSTCLDNIFTNCSATETLITNGLTSDHCGQLARFPDKKNKIQREITCRPLTTSRFNSFKNNINAKLDNEILNKNNPHLMYGALFDIIKYEFNSSFKTKTLVLKETANFNEWATPGIYKSRVKLYELYEMKNYNFDENFIRFVRNYSKLFKKVCHAAKSMYFSNKIKNSKSIIKATWNIINSETGKIKQRDNQYKIINENQVYEKDSDVAREFNIRKAKPRFI, from the exons ATGGTACAAGTAATGTGCATAACTGAGCACTGGCAcagaaatagtgaaataatattccttaataacagtaattattCAGTACAAAGTTCATTCGTTAGAAAGGAAGCCATCCATGGTGGCTCTCTTATAattgtaactaataatttaaagtgTAAGGAACGTTcagatatagtaaaattatcagtcgaGCGCAATGTAGAATTATCATGTGTTGAACTGGAgcagtttgttataatttgtgtatACAGGCCTCCTTCAGGTGATTTTAACACTTTTGAATCAGTAATGGAAAATTCTCTCTCTAAACTTAATTCCACTAGTAAATCACTTTTAGTTTGCGGTGacttcaatgttaatattttagaatcatcttctttaactacaaggttgctaaacttatttaaatcatttaacttagtaaatttatttctagaaccaactcgaattacggcaacctcgtcaacctgtttagataatatatttactaattgtaGCGCCACAGAGACTCTGATTACCAATGGCCTAACTTCCGATCATTGTGGTCAACTGGCACGGTTTcctgataaaaagaataaaatccagcgggaaataacatgtcggcccttaacaaccagtcgttttaatagttttaaaaataatattaacgcgaaactagacaatgaaatattaaataaaaacaatccccatttaatgtacggagcactatttgatataataaaatacgaatttaattctagttttaaaaccaaaacgctCGTACTAAAAGAAACGGCTAACTTCAATGAGTGGGCTACCCCCGGCATTTACAAGAGTAGAGTTAAGCTGTATGAgttgtatgaaatgaaaaattataattttgatgaaaattttattagatttgttaggaattattctaaattgtttaaaaaagtttgtcatgcggcaaaatcaatgtatttcagtaataaaattaagaatagtaagagtataataaaagcgacgtggaatattataaatagcgagaccgggaaaatcaaacagcgtgataatcagtataaaatcattaatgagaatcaagtttatgaGAAAGATTCTGATGTAGCTCGCGAATT taatatacgtaaggcaaaacctagattcatatag